In a single window of the Nicotiana tomentosiformis chromosome 10, ASM39032v3, whole genome shotgun sequence genome:
- the LOC104114388 gene encoding F-box/FBD/LRR-repeat protein At1g13570-like, which produces MSPTCIKRGRSREDIISNLPTDVIYCILGKMPIRDAIRTSVLSKKWRFCHLYIPELVFDEEFCKELKSIARKKSCVYQFDEYREYMYQFDKIVTKSLMLHLDRIERFKVCIPDFKSGWRVLDVNKWILYLFSKNIKKLTLKHKSGHIEHLRLPPYFFSCLDLTYLKLQNFVLSPPPEFKGFPNLEQLILIEVDLPNICFESILFGCPVLERLDLHWCSGIHHFNISGSNLKTLRVKDDDEFESICLVDAPNLTEVSVSLRGEFLKGNPISDLIMFMERLSKVRILHLNGKFLQVSATEITYRRLYYISRC; this is translated from the coding sequence ATGTCTCCAACATGTATTAAAAGAGGCAGAAGCCGAGAAGATATAATCAGCAACTTGCCAACTGATGTAATATACTGCATTCTAGGGAAAATGCCTATACGTGATGCTATAAGAACGAGTGTTCTATCAAAGAAGTGGAGATTTTGTCACTTATACATTCCGGAGTTAGTTTTTGATGAAGAATTCTGCAAAGAACTAAAAAGCATTGCAAGAAAGAAATCATGTGTATATCAATTTGATGAATACCGTGAATATATGTATCAATTTGATAAAATTGTCACCAAGTCTCTTATGCTTCATCTTGATCGAATAGAGAGATTTAAAGTTTGTATTCCTGATTTCAAGTCAGGTTGGAGGGTTCTTGATGTGAACAAATGGATATTATACTTGTTTTCGAAGAACATCAAGAAACTAACCTTAAAGCACAAGAGCGGACATATTGAACATCTTAGGTTACCTCCTTATTTCTTTTCTTGTCTGGACTTGACGTACTTGAAGCTCCAAAATTTTGTCCTTTCTCCACCACCGGAGTTTAAAGGCTTCCCTAATCTCGAACAACTGATACTTATTGAGGTTGATCTTCCAAACATCTGTTTTGAAAGTATTCTTTTCGGCTGTCCTGTTCTTGAAAGGCTAGACTTGCACTGGTGCTCTGGTATTCATCATTTTAATATCAGCGGTTCTAATCTCAAGACGTTGCGTGTTAAGGATGATGATGAGTTTGAATCTATCTGCTTAGTAGACGCTCCAAACTTGACTGAAGTTTCAGTTAGTCTAAGAGGGGAATTTCTGAAAGGCAATCCTATCTCTGATTTGATTATGTTTATGGAAAGGTTATCTAAAGTCAGAATACTTCATCTTAATGGCAAGTTTCTGCAGGTTAGTGCTACTGAAATTACATATAGACGTCTCTATTATATATCGCGTTGCTAA